Proteins co-encoded in one Garra rufa chromosome 7, GarRuf1.0, whole genome shotgun sequence genomic window:
- the s1pr4 gene encoding sphingosine 1-phosphate receptor 4, with protein sequence MEVLRSFSSASSCPDIYNWTSSSNVILEHYNFTGRLQHRKPSKKGMSAASVLFLGFSVFIILENLLVLLAVLFGVRLRHRWIFICIANIALSDLLTGTAYVVNICMSGDHTFRLSPVLWLFREGLLFVALAASIFSLLLIAVERYATMMKPVHQKTATKTYRIYMMMVLCWATALVIGFLPLMGWNCVCDLRSCSTLLPLYSKSYILFALIIFFIILLTIGALYFAIYCHVRSSAETISIRSRKRSLRLLKAVISIVGVFMVCWGPLFILLLVDYFCYSRNCSTLFNPEWVIAMAVLNSAMNPLIYSFGSLELRKAIGKLLCCCCLMAGLCDPKSFMSKETSSTSGSHHSSLRNSFSKVRNLSTSPQPEPKNGKKTRLSSTTSCLSASSG encoded by the coding sequence ATGGAGGTCCTACGTTCCTTCAGCTCTGCCTCTTCCTGTCCTGACATCTACAACTGGACCAGCAGCAGCAACGTCATCCTGGAGCATTACAACTTCACCGGACGCCTCCAACACCGCAAGCCCTCGAAGAAAGGAATGAGTGCCGCCAGCGTCCTGTTCCTGGGCTTCAGCGTCTTTATCATCCTGGAGAACCTCCTAGTCCTCCTGGCTGTGCTGTTTGGCGTCCGTCTGCGCCACCGCTGGATATTCATATGCATAGCCAACATCGCGCTGAGCGACTTGCTGACAGGAACCGCCTACGTGGTCAACATCTGCATGTCCGGCGACCACACTTTCAGACTAAGCCCGGTTCTGTGGTTATTCCGCGAAGGACTTCTGTTTGTAGCCTTGGCGGCGTCCATTTTCAGCCTGCTCTTGATTGCGGTAGAGCGCTACGCCACTATGATGAAGCCTGTCCACCAGAAAACCGCCACAAAGACTTACCGGATCTACATGATGATGGTGCTCTGCTGGGCAACGGCGCTCGTGATCGGTTTCCTTCCCCTGATGGGCTGGAACTGCGTTTGTGACCTGAGAAGTTGCTCTACGCTGCTGCCGCTCTACTCCAAGAGCTACATCTTGTTTGCCCTGATCATCTTCTTCATAATCCTGCTCACGATCGGCGCTCTCTATTTCGCCATCTACTGCCACGTCCGCAGCAGTGCCGAGACCATATCCATACGCAGCCGCAAGCGTTCGCTACGCCTCCTAAAGGCCGTCATCTCCATCGTTGGGGTCTTCATGGTCTGCTGGGGTCCGTTGTTCATCCTCCTGCTGGTGGACTACTTCTGCTACTCTCGTAATTGCAGCACGCTCTTCAATCCCGAATGGGTCATCGCCATGGCCGTGCTCAACTCAGCCATGAACCCGCTCATTTACTCATTCGGCAGCCTGGAGCTGCGCAAGGCCATTGGGAAGCTCCTGTGCTGCTGCTGTCTGATGGCGGGACTCTGCGACCCCAAGTCCTTCATGTCCAAGGAGACGTCCAGCACCTCCGGGAGTCATCATAGCAGCCTGCGCAACAGCTTCAGCAAGGTGCGAAACCTGAGCACCAGCCCGCAGCCTGAACCAAAGAACGGCAAGAAAACACGCCTTAGCTCCACCACTTCTTGTTTATCTGCATCGAGCGGTTAA